The Aquitalea magnusonii region CTTTTCTTCGTAATAGCGGATGTAACGGTCGCCGGGCAGGCCGCCCGGCTCGGCATAAACCTCGGCATGCGCGGTGCTCACCACGCGGTTGCGCAGCGTCAGCTTGTTCAGGGTAATGGGCGCAAACAGGTGCGGATAGCGCATGGGACGACTCCCGGCTTACAAGGGATGAACGGTGAAAATGCAGTAGTCGGCACCCAGGCCGGCACACTGGCTTTCGCGGCTGACGGTGCGGTAGTCATGGCCCAGGTTTTCGCCCACCCAGTCCATGGCACCGGCAAACCAGCCGGCAAACAGATAGCAGGCCATGTGTTCGCTCTGCGGCGCACCGGCCACGCCCTGGGCCAGCACGAAACAGGAATTGTCCAGGCGGATGCTGGCATTGCCGGTCACTTCGTCGGCCTCGATGAAGCTGAACTGGCCCCAGCCGCGCTGCGACAGGCGGGACAGATAGTGTTCGAACACCGCCATGCCCTTCAGGCCATGGGTTTGCGCTTCGCTGCCGCACCAGAAGTGGGCGGAACGGTAACCGGCTTCGTACAGCGAATCGGCATACACGCGACGGCCCAGTGCCGCCTCGATGGCCAGATGGTTGTTGATGAAGAAATGCCGCGGCACATACAGCATGGGCAGGCCGTTGGTACTCCAGACGCCGGTGTCGGCATCCACGTCGATGGGAAGTTGAGGTTGCATGCCACTCTCCTGAGCAAGATGGGCGAGTCTGTCCGCCATTGCCTTGCATGGTGCCGGAGGGCATGCTGCTGCTGTTCAGCGCTTGCGACAGGTATTTGCCCCATACCGACCAGCAGGTCGCTGCCGGACATGCGTTGACCAGCGCAGTCGCCAGCACGCATAGCGCAGCCCTCCCAAATGGCAGGCAAGCGGCGCACATCGCCAGATCGGTCCTGCCTGCCAAGAGGCGGCACCAGGCAGCGAGCAAGGGCGAACACCGGCAGATGTGCTGCTGCGGTCAGGCCGGCAGGGCATTGCGCCTGTAGCTGCGCAGCGCGATACAGTGCGCATTTGGCCTTTAAACTGTTGCAGTCCAACTTTCGGTCAGTCCAAAGCCCCTGCAGTTGCGGGCATATTCATCGGTCATCAAAAGCGGGGCGCGATTGCAGCGCCCTTCCCTGCCACCGAACCGGTCCTTCACCATGCATACCCTTACCGACGACGGCACCCGCCTGTTTCTCAGCCGTGTGGGCGATCGGGGCTGTCCTCCCCTGATCCTGGCCCATGGCACTTTTACCAATCAGCGCAGTTGCGCGCCGCTGGCCAGCCATCTGGCGGCGCGCGGCTGGCAATGCTGGCTGTTTGACTGGCGCGGGCATGGCCATAGCGACAAGCCGGCGCGGCCCTACGACTTTGAAACACTGGCCACGCAGGACGTAGCGGCCATGCTGCGGGTGGTGGAAGAAAACTGCGGGCCGCTGCGGCCCTTCTGGCTGGGCCATTCGGCCGGGGCAATCATCGCGGCGCTGTGGCTGGCCAGACAAGCCCCGGCCTGCACCCGCCTGGCAGGCTTGCTGATGCTGGCGGCTCAGGCAGGCAGCCAGCAGCGCCACTGGCAGTTGCAGTGGAAGATCCGGCTGATCAGTTGGCTGCTGCCGCTGCGCCAGCAGATAGACAGCCGCTGGATGCCGCTGGCCACCGAGCCGGAAAGCAGCCGCCTGCTACGGCAATGGTGTCAGTGGAATCTGCACGACCACATGCAGACCAAGGATGGCTTTGACTACCTGTCGGCGCTGGGCCGGCAGCAACTGCCGGTGCTGGCGCTGGCCGGCGGCGGGGATGACTTCATTTCCCCGCCGGATGGCTGCCGCCGTTTGCTGGAAAGCTTTGGCAGCGCCAGCAAGCGCTATGTGCTGTGCAGTCAGGCACAAGGCTTTCTGGAGGACTACAGCCACGAGCGGCTGTTATTGTCGAAAAATGCCAAGAACGAAATCTGGCCCTTGCTGGAAAACTGGCTGCACCAGCATATTGACCAGTCCTCCCCCGACAGCCCGCCAGCCCAAACCAACCTGCTGCTGAGCCAGCCCAGCAGAATCTCGGTGCGGGCAGGCAGCGGCGACAGCACGCTGCAGCACTAGGCAGTGCAAGCGCACACGGCAAGGACTATGTGCCGGCCAGCAGCCCGGCAGCGCCCGCCGCCAGCAAAAGGTGGCGGGCTGCAGCCACTCAGGCCGCGCTCAGTGCGTCCACTCGTTGACCTTGGCGGCGTTGGCCTTCACCCAGCTATCCGCCGCGGCTGCCGGTTTGGCACCGTTTTCCACATCCAGCATCACCTTGCCGATTTCCTCCGGCTTCCAGCGGAATTTCTTGAAGAAGGCCACCACTTCCGGCGCCTTGGCGGTGAGGCCGGGGTTGATCACGCTATCCACATGCTCGGCATCGCCATACACCTTCTGCGGGTCTTCCAGGAAGCGCAGTTTCCACTTGGCAAACATCCAGTGCGGAATCCAGCCGGTGACGGCAATGGCTTTCTTGCTGTTGATGGAGCGGGCCAGTTCAGCCGCCATGCCGGTACCGGAGCTGGGCAGCAGGGTGTAGTCCAACTGGTATTTCTTGATGGCTTCTTCGGTTTTCTTCATCACGCCGGCACCGGCATCGATACCGACAATGCGGCCCTGGAAGGCGGCCTTGTTGGCGTTGAGGTCGGCAATGGAATGCGCGGCCACGTAATCAGGCACGATCAGGCCGATCTTGGCACCGGGATAGTTCACCGCCACATCCACCACCTTGTCCTTGAACTGGCTGTAATACGCTTCGTGGGTGGTGGGCAGCCAGGCCGACAGCGTGGCATCCAGATCACCCCGCGCCACCCCCTGCCACATGATGCCGGCGGCCACCGGCACCATTTCCACCGGATAACCCAGCTTGTTGCGGATGATGTTGGCCGCCACATTGGTGGTGGCCACACTGTCCGACCAGCCTTCTACATAGCCGATCTTGATGGTGGGCTTGTCAGCCGCCTGGCTACAGAATGGCAGGGCCACACCGGCCAGCAGCAGGGCAAGAAATTGGCGTTTCAGCATTGCGTTCTCCAAAGATAGACAGGTTGAATCAAGGATGAACATCACAGCGCGGCTGCGGCATCATGCAAGTGCCGTGTGGTCAGCCCGCTTCCGTTACAGCACCGTAGCTGTTACTGCACGGAAACCGGGTCTGCCTAAGGCAGCCCGGCGTTCTTGTTGTAAACGGCAGCCCGCTGGTGACGGGCACAGTGGCAAGCGAATAAAAAAGCGGGGTCTTGCGACCCCGCTCAAGGCTCAACACCCCCAGACGTCTGCAAATACACGGAGCCAGTTTTCACCCAGCACCTTGCGGATCTTGCTCTCGGACCAGCCAGCCTTTTCCATGGCGGCGGTCAGATTCGGCGTTTCGCCGATGGTGCGGATGCCTTCCGGATTCAGGATGGTGCCAAAGTTGGTCAGGCGGCGATGACGGCCCTTGTCGTGGGTGATCCAGTCAAAGAAGCCCTTGTCATAGCCCTGGGTGAAATCGGTGCCGTAGCCCACGCAGTCCTCACCCACCAGGTTGATGATGTAGTCCATGGCTTCGACATAGTCGTCCACCGTGGCCTCTATGCCGCGCTTGAGGAAGGGCGGGAACATGGTGACGCCGATGAAGCCGCCATGGTCGGCAATGAAGCGCAGTTCTTCATCGCTCTTGTTACGCGGGTGTTCTTTCAGGCCGGACGGCAGGCAGTGCGAGTAGCACACCGGTTTTTTGGATTCCAGAATGGCCTCGCGCGAGGTGTTGCCGCCCACATGGGACAAATCCACCATGATGCCCACGCGGTTCATCTCGTTGATCACTTCGCGGCCAAAGCCGGACAGGCCGCCGTCGCGCTCGTAGCAGCCGGTGCCCACCAGGTTTTGCGTGTTGTAGCACAGTTGCACCACGCGCACGCCCATGTCGGCAAAGGCTTCGATATAACCCAGATTGTCTTCAAAGGCGTGGGCGTTCTGGAAACCCAGGATGATGCCGGTCTTGCCCTCGGCCTTGGCACGGCGCACGTCTTCCGTGGTGCGCACCAGGGTGAGGATGTCGCTGTAATCGCGAATCTGCTTTTTCATCTCCGCGATATTGGCCACGGTGTCCTGAAAACCTTCCCACACCGACACGGTACAGTTGGCCGCCGACAGGCCGCCACGGCGCATGTCGTCGAATACCTCGCGGCTCCATTTGGCAATGATCAGCCCGTCAATCACCAGTGCGTCCTGATGCAGCGTCGTCATACACGTACTCCCCAACAGAAAAAAGTGGAACAACAAGCGGCTCAGGACACCTCGGCCAGCCGCACATGAACGGTTTCCGGCAGGCGCAAGCCGCCTGCCAGGGCAAACAGCGCCACCAGCATCAGATAAACAGCCGGGGCCAGATGACTGCCGGACACATCAATCAGCCAGGTCGCCATCAAGGGGGCGGTGCCGCCAAAGATGGTGTAGGCCAGGTTGTAGCTGATGGCCCCCGCGGTATAGCGGATGCGGGTGGGAAAGCTTTCCGACAGCAAGGGCGCAGTCACCACGCCGGACAGCACCGCGGGCAAGGCCTGCAACATGCCGCCCAGCACCGCCAGCCACAGCTGACCGCTTTGCGCCAGCCAGAAGGAAGGAAAGATGGTGAGCACAATCAGCCCGCACACCGTGGCCATGCTGCGCCGCCGCCCTACCCGGTCGGAATAACGCCCGGCCAGCGGACACAGCAGCGCAGCAAACAGCAGCGACAGCACCGACACCAGCAGGGCATTGCCGCGGCTCATGCCCGCCACCTGCTGCAAGTAAGTGCTCAGATAGGTGGTGAAGGTATAAAACGACAGCGCCGTCACCGAGATGAAGGCCGACAGCCAGGCAATGGGCCGGCCATGGCTGGTAAAAGCCTGGCGCAGCGGCGCGTGCTCGGTTTGCTGGCGCTGCTCCAGCGCGCGAAAGGCCGGGGTTTCCGCCAGCCGGTTACGCAGATACCAGCCCACCAGCCCCAGCGGTGCGGCAATCAGGAAAGGCAGGCGCCAGCCCCAGTCGGCCAGCGCTTGCGGGCTGAGCCACTGGTTGAGGGCAAACACCAGCACCGCCGCACAGGCAAAGGCGGAAAAAGTGGACACCGGCAGAAAACTGCCATAGCGCGCCCGGTGATGGCTGGGCGCATGTTCCATCACATAGGCGCAGGCCCCGGCATACTCGCCACCGGCGGAAAAACCCTGCACACAGCGCGCCAGCGTCAGCAGCACGGGAGCGGCCAGACCGATGCTGGCGTAGTCCGGCAACAGGCCGATCAGCGTGGTGGCCCCGGCCATCAGCAAGATGGTGATGGCCAGCGTGCGCTTGCGGCCGATGCGGTCCCCCAGCATGCCGAACACCACGCCACCGAGCGGGCGGAAGGCAAACGCCACCGCGAATACGGCAAAGGTCTTCAGCAAGCTGATGTCGGCGCTGCTGCCCGGAAAGAAATGCTGGGCAATCACCGTGGCCAGGAAACCATAGACGGCAAAGTCGAACCATTCGACGAAATTGCCGACCGAGGCGGCCAGAATCACCTTGAACAACACTTGCTGCTCGGCGCGATCAGCCATGTTCTCTCCACACCAGACAAGCCGGCCCTGCCCGCGGGCAGAGACCGGCAGGGTTTCAAGCCAGAATCAGGCTGGGCCTGGGCGCAGCCAACTGGGCAAACAGCGGGTGATCGCTGCGCGCTTCCAGTTGGCACACGGCAAAGCCGTAGGGCTGCGCGGCGCGGCGCAGCAAACGCCACACATAGTCGGCAAAGCTGCGGCGGAACAGCACGAACACGCCATCGGTTTCCAGGCGGATGACTTGCACCGTGGCCTTGCCCAGCACGGTGCTGACCATATGGCCCAGCGGGATGGATTCGAAGTCATACACCCCCAGATGACGCAGCACGGTGATGTGCTCGGCCCCGCCCAGCCAGGCCAGGGTGAGGCCGCCACTGGAGTCCACCGTCTGGGCAAACAGCTTTTGCTCAGCAAAGCCGGCATCCAGCTGCGCAGTCCAGTCAGCCAGGCGCTGGCGATGGCTCACCAGCAGCCATTCATCCGGCGAAGTCCACATCAGCACGCCTTGCGGGCCCTGGCTGACCGCCCCGGCCTTCAACGGCAGGGCGAGGCCGGTGACTTGCTGCACCAACTGGGCAAAACCGGCTTCGGCGGTATCCCCACGCAGCACGGCATAGCCCAGATGCGGCAGTTCATTACACCAGATGCGGCCATCGGCACGGCGCGGTTGCGCCTCGGCATCCAGCTTGAAGTGATGGAGCGGCGACTCCATGAATGGTTGGAAACCTTGCTTAGGCATGTTGACGCACCCCTTCCTTGTCCACGAACACTGACGACACCACCTGCGCCGGCACACTCTTGCCATGCGCCCAGACGAACACCGTGTCGCCCTCACGCTTGCTGCCATCCTTCAGCACGGCCATGGCAATGGAGCGGCCAAGGAAGGCACTGTGATAACTGGAGGTGACATGGCCCTGCATGGCAGCCGGCACCGTGTCATCGGTATTGCTGAGAATCTGCGCGCCTTCGGCCAGCACCACTTTCGGGTCCAGCGGCAGCAGGCCCACCAACTGCTTGCGGCCTTCGCCTGCGGTGTGCGAGCGCAGCAGCGAACGCTTGCCGAGGAAGCTGAACGGCTTTTTCATGCCCACTGCCCAGCTCATGGCCAGATCGTTCGGGCTCATCGAGCCGTCAGTGTCCTGACCGACGATGATGAAGCCCTTCTCGGCCCGCAGCACGTGCATGGTTTCGGTGCCGTAGGGGGTGATGTCGAACTCGGCACCCGCCTTCATCACTTCTTCCCACATGTAGCGGCCGTAGTTGGCATCCACATTGATTTCGTAGGCCAGCTCACCGGAGAAGCTGATGCGGAACACCCGCGCCGGCAGCCCGGCCACGGTGCCGCTGCGGCCATCCATGAACTTGAAGGCATCCTTGTCGAAGTCGATGTCCGTACACAGCTTTTGCAGCACCTTGCGGCTGTTCGGCCCCACCACGGCCACGGTGGCCCAGTGGTCGGTGGTGGTGGTGAAGCGGACTTTCAGCTCCGGCCATTCGGTCTGGTGCCAGCGCTCCAGCCAGCTGTAAACCCGCGCCGCACCGCCGGTGGTGGTGGTCATGTGGAAGTGGTCGTCTGCCAGGCAGGCAGTCACACCGTCGTCCATCACCATGCCGTTTTCGTCCAGCATCAGGCCGTAGCGGCACTTGCCGGGGTCCAGCTTGCTCCAGGCATTGCTGTAGATGCGGTTGAGGAATTCACGCGCATCCGGGCCCTTGACGTCGATCTTGCCCAGGGTGGAGGCATCCATCACACCCACGCTGTTACGGGTGGCCAGGCATTCGCGGTTTACCGCGGCGTGCAGGTCCTCGCCCGGCTTGGGGAAGTACCAGGGGCGCAGCCACTGGCCCACCACTTCGTACTCGGCCTTGCGTGCATCATGGCTGGCATGCATGGCGGTGTAGCGGCGTGGGTCGAAGGTTTCGCCCACGTGCGGGCCGGCCAGCGCACCAAAAGTCACCGGGGTGTAGGACGGCCGGTAAGTAGTGGTGCCCACTTCGGCAATGGGTTTGCCCAGCGCTTCGGCGGCAATGGCAAAGCCGTTGATATTGGACAGCTTGCCCTGATCGGTACCGAAACCCAGCGCGGTATAGCGCTTGACGTGTTCGATGGAGCGGTAGTTTTCGCGCACTGCCGTGTGGATGTCGGCGGCGGCCACATCGTTCTGGTAGTCGACAAAGGCCTTGGCACCGTGGCCTTCCGGCTTGCCGTCCGGCAGGCGGAAGATGGCACGCGGCGCGGCCACTTCTTCGCTGGCGACTGCCGGGGCCTTGCCGGTGCTGCCACGACCATGGCCCAGCAACAGCGCGGCCACAGCGGCGTGGGTCTGGCTCAGCGCGTCGGACAACTCCCAGCGGCCGGTGATGGCACCGACGCAGGCAATGTTTTCGCGGCCTTCATCCGGGCAGACAAAGGACAGCTGCTGCTGATTCCACACCGGGCGGCCACCGTTGTGGCAGAACAGGTGCACGGTGGAAGTCAGGCCGCCGGAGGACAGCACGGTGTCCACGCTCAGGCGCGGGCCGGAGCCAACCACCTGATTGCTGCGGGCATCCAGCTTCACCAGTTGTGCGCCGCTGACGCTCTTGTCGCCCAGCACCTTGGCAATGCCATGGCCCAGCAGCAATTCGGCACCGGCATTCTTCAGCGCTTGCTGACGCCATGCGGCAGCCCCGCCCAGACGGGCATCGGCCAGCGTCACCTTGACGCCGGACAGCGCCAGGTCCAGCGCGGCTTCGTAAGCGGCATCGTTCTGGGTTTGCACCAGCACTTCGCGGCCCACGGCCACGCCGTAGCGGTTGAGGTAGCTGTGACCGGCGGCGGCAGTCATCACGCCGGGCACGTCGTTGTAACCGAACACCAGCGGGCGTTCGATGGCACCGCTGGCCAGAATCACCTGATGAGCGCGAATCTTGTGCAGACGCTGGCGCGGCAGCGCGGCATTGCGCTCGGTCAGCGGCAGGTGGTCTTGCAGCAGCTCCACCGCCTGTACCAGGTTGAGGTCGTGCAGGGCAAAGGCAGTCGTGCGTGGCAGCACGGTGACATTGGGCAGGCTGGCCAGTTCGGCCAGACGCTGGCCCACCCAGTCCATGCCGGACAGGCCGTCGATGCGGCTGCGACGTTCGGTCAGCAGCCAGCCGCCCATTTCAGCCTGCTCGTCCACCAGCAGGGTTTTCAGCCCGGCACGGCCCGCCAGCGTGGCGGCCCACAGGCCGGCAGCGCCACCACCTACCACCAGCACATCGATATGGTGATGCAGGTGGTCGTAGCTTTCCGGGTCGGCTTCAACCGGGGCGCGGCCATAACCGGCGGCCTTGCGGATGTATTTTTCGTAAATGGGCCAGGCCTTCACCGGCTCCATGAAGGTCTTGTAGTAAAAGCCCGGCGGCATGAAGCGGCCAAACTTGCCCAGCAAGCCCTTGAGGTCGAAATCCAGCGAGGGGTAGCCGGTGGTGCTGCCGGCCAGCAGGCCCTGGTACAGCTCCACTTGCGTGGCCTTGAGGTCGGGCACGGTATGCGCGCCGGTTTCCAGCTGGATCAGCGCATTCGGCTCTTCGGCACCAAAGCCGACGATGCCGCGCGGACGGCCATACTTGAAGCTGCGGCCGATCAGGCGCACGCCGTTGGCCAGCAAGGCCGAGGCCAGGGTGTCGCCGGAGAAGGCCTTGTACTGCACATTGTCGAAGATGAAGCTCAGCGGCTTCTGGCGATTGATTCGCTCGCCGGGGCGATGGATGCGATAGCCGCTCATGCTTGTTCCTCCAGATACAGTGCCTTGCCGTCGGCCAGCGTCCAGGAGCCGGCAATTTCATAGCTGACGGTGTGGCGCTTTACCGCAAACACCTTGCGACAGCCGGCCACGTGCTGCCATTGCTCCCAGTGCCAGCCACGCGGGTTCTTGCGGTGGAACACGTAGTCGCCCCAGGTGGCGTCGTCCACTTCTTCCGGCACCGCCGGGCGGGCGATATAGGCTTCACCGGCGTAGCTGAACTCTTCTTCTTCCCTTGCCTCTTGGCAGTACGGGCAGGTAATCACCAACATAAGCCTCTCCCTAGTGAGCCACGGCGGCTGCGCCGTGCTCGTCGATCAGATGTCCGGTGGCAAAACGGTCCAGCGAGAACGCGCGGTTCAGCGGGTGCGGATCGTCATGGGCGATGGTGTGGGCAAACACATTGCCCGAGCCCGGCGTGGCCTTGAAGCCGCCGGTGCCCCAGCCGCAGTTGAAATACAGGCCCTTGATGCGGGTTTTGCTGATGATGGGGCAGGCATCCGGCGAGACATCCACAATGCCGCCCCACTGGCGGTTCATCCGCACGCGGGAGAAGGACGGGAACATCTCGATGATGGCGGCGGCGGTGTGTTCGATCACATGCGGGCTGCCGCGCTGGCCATAGCCCAGATAGCTGTCGATACCGGCACCGATCACCAGCTCGCCCTTGTCGGACTGGCTGACATAGCCGTGAACGGCGTTGGACATCACCACGGTGTCGATACAGGGCTTCATGGATTCGGACACAAAAGCCTGCAAGGGGTGGCTTTCCAGCGGCAGGCGCAGCCCGGCCATCTTGGCCAGTACCGAAGAATTACCCGCCGCCACACAGCCCACGCGGTCGGCCATGATGTCGCCACGGCTGGTATTCACGCCCTTGATGCGCCCGCCTTCGATGATCAGGCCGGTGACTTCGCACTGCTCGATGATGTCCACGCCCAGTTCGGACGCGCCACGGGCAAAGCCCCAGGCCACCGCATCGTGCCGCGCCACGCCGCCACGCGGCTGGAAGCTGGCACCCATGATGGGGTAGCGGGTGCGGTTGCTGATGTCGATCAGCGGCACCATGTCCTTGATTTCCTGCGGGGTCATCACCACCGCGTCCACGCCGTTGAGCAGGTTGGCATTGGCGCGGCGTTCGATGTCGCGCATGTCCTGCAGGGTGTGGCCCACGTTCATCACGCCGCGCTGGCTGAACATCACGTTGAAGTTGAGGTCCTGCGACAGGCCTTCCCACAATTTCAGGCCGTGTTCGTACAAGTGCGCCGCTTCATCCCACAGATAATTGGAACGGATGATGGTGGTGTTGCGTGCGGTATTGCCGCCGCCCAGATAGCCCTTCTCCAGCACGGCCACATTCTTGATGCCATGCTCCTTGGCCAGGTAGTAAGCCGTGGCCAGGCCGTGGCCGCCACCGCCGACGATGATGACGTCGTAGTTTTTCTTCGGCTGCGGGCTCTTCCAGGCCGGCTGCCAGCTTTCATGATGCTTGAGCCCGTTCTTGATCAGGCTCCACAGGGAGTATCGGTTTGCCATCTGCGGCTCCAGCGGGGTGGATGTATTCGGACAAGGCCCATTCTCCAGACCTGAGCCCCAAGCCGTTTGGCTGAAAAGGACAAGCACTTGCCCAGACACGACACTGCGTCACATGTCCGAAATGGACGCAAAGCGGACGCATTGAAGCCAGCCCGCACGGCAGCCAGGCCTTAGGGTTAGCGCACACAGGACAGGCAGCACGCCTGCCACACGACAAGGAAAGACCCGCTCATGAAAGCCACTGCACCGTCCTACATCCTCAGCTTCACCTGCCACAGTGCCTCCGGTCAGGTGGCCCGTTTCTCCGCCCTGCTGGAATCCCAGGGCTGTTATATCGACGAACTGGCCGTGTTTGACGATGCCGTCAGCCAGCGCTTTTTCGTGCGTTGCGTATTCCACCCGCAAACCGAGGTGTTCGACCCGGCGCGGCTGAACCAGGGCATGCGCGACATGGGCAGCCACTACCAGGACCTGCGCTGGCAATTGCAGGACCGGCGCGAACAGGCGCGGGTGATGATCATGGTGTCCAAGCTGGACCACTGTCTGAATGACTTGCTGTACCGGCAGAAAATGGGCGATCTGGACATGACCGTCACCGCCGTGGTGTCCAACCACCGCGACCTGGCCCCGATTGCCGAAGCCTATGGCCTGCCCTTCCACCACCTGCCGCTGGACCCGGCCAACAAGGCCGAGCAGGAATCCGCCCTGCTGGCGCTGATCGAGGAAACCGGCTCGGAACTGGTGATTCTGGCGCGCTACATGCAGGTGCTCACCAGCGCCACCTGTGCCCGCCTGTCCGGCCGCGCCATCAACATCCACCACTCCTTCCTGCCCGGCTTCAAGGGTGCCCGCCCCTATCTGCAAGCGCATGAGCGCGGGGTAAAGCTGATTGGCGCCACTGCCCACTACATTACCGACGATCTGGACGAAGGCCCCATCATCGAACAGGTGGTGGACCGGGTAGACCACGCCTACACCCCGGAAGACCTGCAAGCCACCGGCCGCGACATGGAATGCCAGGCGCTGGCCCGCGCGGTGCGCTACCACCTGGAGCGCCGGGTGTTCCTCAATGACAACCGCACGGTGGTGCTGCGCTAGTCATATCTTCCACGGGTATAGGCAGGCAAGGTCCTCCACCCTGCTTGCCAATATCTGGCAGCCAGGCCACACAGCAGCCCTGGTGCATAGTCCGCTACTCTGGCGTCCACGCGACATTCACTTTGAGTAAGATGGGAAGCTCCGTGCCTGATGGCTGACAAGCAATCAAAGCTGTTTGCCGCATGGGCAAGGAAACATGACCAGACGCCATGCATGCAGGAGCACACCATGCACAAAGTGAGCGGAGCCTGCCATTGCGGCAACATCCACCTCCAGCTTGAATTAAGCCAGCCACTGGCCGACTACAGTCCCCAGGCTTGTGATTGCGACTTCTGCCGCAAGCACGGGGCGTCCTACCTGTCCGACCCGCATGGCAGTTTGCAAATAACGGTGAGCGATGCGGGCGGCTTGGGCAAATACCGGCACGGCAGCCAGACGGCCGACTTCCTGTTCTGCACCCGTTGCGGCGTGCTGATTGGCGTGTTGTATCAGGATGGCAGCCGCCTGTATGGCACGGTGAATTGCGCGGCCCTGCATGAGGCCGCAGCGCTTGGCACGCCGGTATCGGTGTCGCCCAGGTTATTGGCGAGCGGCGAGAAAACAGCCCGCTGGAGCGCGCTGTGGTTTCCGGATGTGCATATCACCACCCAGTCATTCTGAAACCTGACACCGGCTTGCCAGGCAATAGCCGGGGCGAGGTAAGCAAGCGCCGGTTCTGCTTGAGCGATTTGACCTTGGCAAATCGCGTGTTCAGGCGCGCCTCGCACCGGGCAGGACCTGTTGGGCAGCCGCAGGCCATACTTGCCTCAGGACCTAAGGGGGGCGGAAGCGGGAACACAAAACATCATCCGCGCTGGGCATGCAAACCGGCTTTCCTGCCCTGCTAGCCAAGAGATGACGGCTAGCACAACACTCACATGGCAAACACTTCCTGCAAGGTTTCCAGTGTTGCCTCCAGCGTTTCGTCCTCCACCTCACCCAGTTTCTTGACCAGCCGTGTCTTGTCCAGCACCCGGATCTGATCCAGCAGAATCAAACCTTGTTTACCCTGAAAGGTAAGCGGTATCCGGTATGGTGCTGGTTTGCTGCCGGTAGCCATGGGGGTAACGATGACAGTGCGCAGATAGTCATGCATCTCCGCAGGTGACACCACTACGCAGGGGCGGGTTTTTCGTATTTCGCTACCCACGGTCGGGTCAAGATTGATCAGCCAGACTTCACCGCGCCTCACCATGTCAGCGCCTCATCACCCTCATTGCCAAATTCCGGGCAAACCAGCCCATCGTCTCCGGCCTCTGCCAATGCCTGACTGGCTGCAGCCCAGCCTGCCCGGACTTGTTCTTTGGGTTTGGCAAGCATGATCCCTTCTGGCGTTACCGTCATTTCGACTTCGCCGTCAAAGCCGAACTGGGTAATCAGCGCCTTGGGGATGATGATTCCCTGGGAGTTGCCCATTTTCCTTAGCATGGCTTTCATCACTTACTCCGTGTGTGTGCAGGCAGATCATCCGCCAATGTTATAACTTTGTTATTACAGCAGCAAATACTGCGTGGCAATGTGATATGACACCCCACCGACATGCGTCATCAGCACAGATGCAAGTGCTTCAGAGAAGAAAAAGGCCGTGCTGTTTTCGGGAA contains the following coding sequences:
- a CDS encoding dipeptidase, giving the protein MTTLHQDALVIDGLIIAKWSREVFDDMRRGGLSAANCTVSVWEGFQDTVANIAEMKKQIRDYSDILTLVRTTEDVRRAKAEGKTGIILGFQNAHAFEDNLGYIEAFADMGVRVVQLCYNTQNLVGTGCYERDGGLSGFGREVINEMNRVGIMVDLSHVGGNTSREAILESKKPVCYSHCLPSGLKEHPRNKSDEELRFIADHGGFIGVTMFPPFLKRGIEATVDDYVEAMDYIINLVGEDCVGYGTDFTQGYDKGFFDWITHDKGRHRRLTNFGTILNPEGIRTIGETPNLTAAMEKAGWSESKIRKVLGENWLRVFADVWGC
- a CDS encoding sarcosine oxidase subunit gamma; this encodes MESPLHHFKLDAEAQPRRADGRIWCNELPHLGYAVLRGDTAEAGFAQLVQQVTGLALPLKAGAVSQGPQGVLMWTSPDEWLLVSHRQRLADWTAQLDAGFAEQKLFAQTVDSSGGLTLAWLGGAEHITVLRHLGVYDFESIPLGHMVSTVLGKATVQVIRLETDGVFVLFRRSFADYVWRLLRRAAQPYGFAVCQLEARSDHPLFAQLAAPRPSLILA
- a CDS encoding alpha/beta fold hydrolase encodes the protein MHTLTDDGTRLFLSRVGDRGCPPLILAHGTFTNQRSCAPLASHLAARGWQCWLFDWRGHGHSDKPARPYDFETLATQDVAAMLRVVEENCGPLRPFWLGHSAGAIIAALWLARQAPACTRLAGLLMLAAQAGSQQRHWQLQWKIRLISWLLPLRQQIDSRWMPLATEPESSRLLRQWCQWNLHDHMQTKDGFDYLSALGRQQLPVLALAGGGDDFISPPDGCRRLLESFGSASKRYVLCSQAQGFLEDYSHERLLLSKNAKNEIWPLLENWLHQHIDQSSPDSPPAQTNLLLSQPSRISVRAGSGDSTLQH
- a CDS encoding DUF5943 domain-containing protein; translation: MQPQLPIDVDADTGVWSTNGLPMLYVPRHFFINNHLAIEAALGRRVYADSLYEAGYRSAHFWCGSEAQTHGLKGMAVFEHYLSRLSQRGWGQFSFIEADEVTGNASIRLDNSCFVLAQGVAGAPQSEHMACYLFAGWFAGAMDWVGENLGHDYRTVSRESQCAGLGADYCIFTVHPL
- a CDS encoding glycine betaine ABC transporter substrate-binding protein translates to MLKRQFLALLLAGVALPFCSQAADKPTIKIGYVEGWSDSVATTNVAANIIRNKLGYPVEMVPVAAGIMWQGVARGDLDATLSAWLPTTHEAYYSQFKDKVVDVAVNYPGAKIGLIVPDYVAAHSIADLNANKAAFQGRIVGIDAGAGVMKKTEEAIKKYQLDYTLLPSSGTGMAAELARSINSKKAIAVTGWIPHWMFAKWKLRFLEDPQKVYGDAEHVDSVINPGLTAKAPEVVAFFKKFRWKPEEIGKVMLDVENGAKPAAAADSWVKANAAKVNEWTH
- a CDS encoding MFS transporter encodes the protein MADRAEQQVLFKVILAASVGNFVEWFDFAVYGFLATVIAQHFFPGSSADISLLKTFAVFAVAFAFRPLGGVVFGMLGDRIGRKRTLAITILLMAGATTLIGLLPDYASIGLAAPVLLTLARCVQGFSAGGEYAGACAYVMEHAPSHHRARYGSFLPVSTFSAFACAAVLVFALNQWLSPQALADWGWRLPFLIAAPLGLVGWYLRNRLAETPAFRALEQRQQTEHAPLRQAFTSHGRPIAWLSAFISVTALSFYTFTTYLSTYLQQVAGMSRGNALLVSVLSLLFAALLCPLAGRYSDRVGRRRSMATVCGLIVLTIFPSFWLAQSGQLWLAVLGGMLQALPAVLSGVVTAPLLSESFPTRIRYTAGAISYNLAYTIFGGTAPLMATWLIDVSGSHLAPAVYLMLVALFALAGGLRLPETVHVRLAEVS